Proteins encoded by one window of Marixanthomonas sp. SCSIO 43207:
- a CDS encoding bifunctional nuclease family protein translates to MSLVRLSIKGISYSQTQNGAYALILSEMEGERKLPIVIGAFEAQSIAIALEKEIKPPRPLTHDLFKNFADRFEIVIKQVIIHKLIDGVFYSSIICERDGLEEIVDARTSDAIALALRFNAPIFTYKNILDKAGIFLKTTPKKKKEKTSESEDSVLEELIGGEDKESVAPSKQNFGKFSIKELNEMLDEAVANEDYERAASIRDEISKREE, encoded by the coding sequence ATGAGTCTTGTAAGACTGAGCATAAAAGGAATATCTTATAGCCAAACGCAAAATGGAGCTTACGCTTTAATTTTAAGCGAGATGGAAGGTGAACGCAAATTACCCATCGTTATTGGGGCTTTTGAAGCACAATCTATCGCCATCGCTTTAGAAAAAGAGATAAAGCCTCCGCGACCATTAACCCATGATTTGTTTAAAAATTTTGCAGACAGGTTTGAGATTGTAATCAAGCAAGTTATAATTCACAAATTAATAGATGGCGTTTTTTATTCTAGCATAATTTGCGAAAGAGATGGTCTTGAAGAAATTGTCGATGCCCGCACCAGCGACGCTATTGCTTTAGCTCTTCGGTTTAACGCACCAATATTTACTTATAAAAATATACTTGACAAAGCCGGAATTTTCTTAAAAACTACTCCAAAAAAGAAGAAAGAAAAAACTTCAGAAAGCGAAGATTCAGTTTTAGAAGAATTAATAGGCGGTGAAGATAAAGAGTCTGTTGCTCCTTCAAAGCAAAATTTTGGCAAATTCTCTATCAAAGAATTAAATGAAATGTTGGACGAAGCAGTTGCTAATGAAGATTATGAAAGAGCAGCCAGCATACGTGATGAAATTTCAAAACGAGAGGAATAA
- a CDS encoding nucleoside transporter C-terminal domain-containing protein, translated as MRNFLLIALCCLFTTTLFSQTIENDWQFSEIKNQGTTPLFNLDPNQDYLKINDGRFEYRLQSKDSIKASGDYIYQNNLLVFFYDTPKNTIRRYRVKTLTDSSLVFSKNQVQYHFKKPLANKIEATTEEIPSESLSISEADGEIIPAQGFSFTSLWRGVIGMASLIFIAFLFSSNRKAINWKTVGIGLAFQLIIAIGVLKVSFIQSIFEAIGNVFISILEYTQAGSKFLFEGLVVDMDTFGFIFAFQVLPTIIFFSALTSVLFYLGIIQKVVQALAWLLSKALKISGAESLSVAGNIFLGQTEAPLLIKAYLEKMSKSEILLVMIGGMATVAGAVLAAYIGFLGGDDPVLRLTFAKHLLAASVMAAPGAIVISKILYPQTEIVKTEAKVSSEKIGSNLLDSIANGTTEGLRLAVNVGAMLLVFVAMIAMVNGILGGIAGFDGFTIKALKINWHFTSINEYIALYTPYDKLSLEFLLGYLFAPLMWLIGVSSEDMMLMGQLLGIKLAASEFVGYIQLADLKNVSSDLHLKYEKSIIMATYMLCGFANFASIGIQIGGIGSLAPGQRKQLSRFGMKALIGGTIASLISATIAGMIIG; from the coding sequence ATGCGAAATTTTTTATTAATTGCTTTATGCTGTTTATTCACAACAACACTCTTTTCGCAAACTATAGAGAATGATTGGCAGTTTAGCGAAATTAAAAACCAGGGAACTACCCCACTGTTCAATCTAGACCCAAATCAAGATTACTTAAAAATTAACGATGGAAGGTTTGAATATCGTTTACAGAGTAAAGACTCCATAAAAGCTTCTGGAGATTACATCTATCAAAACAACTTACTTGTATTTTTTTATGACACTCCCAAAAATACAATACGTCGCTATCGCGTAAAAACGCTAACCGATTCTTCACTTGTCTTCTCAAAAAATCAAGTTCAGTATCATTTTAAAAAACCACTAGCTAACAAAATAGAAGCAACAACAGAAGAGATACCGTCTGAGTCACTTTCTATCTCAGAGGCCGATGGTGAAATAATTCCTGCTCAAGGTTTTTCTTTTACTAGCTTATGGCGCGGGGTTATCGGGATGGCTTCTTTAATTTTTATCGCTTTTTTATTTAGCTCAAACCGAAAAGCCATTAATTGGAAAACAGTTGGTATAGGTCTTGCCTTTCAGCTCATTATTGCTATTGGCGTATTAAAAGTATCATTTATACAAAGCATTTTTGAAGCCATAGGTAATGTTTTTATAAGCATATTAGAATACACTCAAGCAGGAAGTAAATTTTTATTTGAAGGGCTTGTAGTAGATATGGATACATTTGGTTTTATTTTTGCTTTTCAAGTTCTCCCTACCATCATATTTTTCTCTGCCTTAACCTCGGTATTATTTTATCTAGGTATCATTCAAAAAGTAGTTCAAGCCCTTGCTTGGTTATTATCAAAAGCACTAAAAATATCTGGAGCCGAAAGTTTAAGTGTTGCAGGAAACATTTTCTTAGGACAAACCGAAGCGCCTTTGTTAATCAAAGCGTATTTAGAGAAAATGAGCAAGTCTGAAATTTTACTTGTAATGATTGGCGGTATGGCTACAGTAGCAGGAGCTGTACTTGCAGCCTATATTGGGTTTTTAGGCGGAGACGATCCTGTTTTGAGGCTTACATTTGCAAAACATTTATTAGCAGCATCTGTAATGGCAGCTCCCGGTGCTATTGTAATTTCAAAAATTCTATATCCTCAAACTGAAATTGTAAAAACCGAAGCAAAAGTTTCTTCAGAAAAAATTGGTTCAAACTTATTAGATTCTATAGCAAATGGAACTACCGAAGGTTTACGACTAGCAGTAAACGTTGGTGCAATGTTACTAGTATTTGTTGCTATGATCGCAATGGTGAACGGAATTTTAGGAGGCATTGCCGGATTTGACGGCTTTACTATAAAGGCTTTAAAAATCAATTGGCATTTTACCTCTATTAATGAATATATTGCACTATATACGCCTTATGACAAGCTATCCTTAGAATTTTTATTAGGATATCTATTTGCTCCCCTTATGTGGCTTATAGGTGTATCTAGTGAAGATATGATGTTAATGGGGCAACTATTAGGTATCAAATTGGCCGCTAGTGAATTTGTAGGATATATTCAATTAGCAGATTTAAAAAATGTTTCAAGTGACCTACATTTAAAGTATGAAAAGTCAATTATTATGGCTACCTATATGCTATGTGGTTTTGCCAATTTTGCTTCAATAGGAATACAAATTGGCGGAATAGGTTCACTTGCCCCAGGGCAGCGTAAGCAATTATCTAGGTTTGGAATGAAAGCTTTAATTGGTGGAACCATCGCTTCACTAATTTCAGCAACTATTGCAGGAATGATTATTGGATAA
- a CDS encoding thymidylate synthase — translation MKQYHDLIKHVLENGTEKHDRTGTGTKSVFGYQMRFDLSEGFPMVTTKKLHLKSIIYELLWFLNGDTNIQYLQENGVRIWNEWADENGNLGPVYGHQWRNWNSEEIDQISEVIETLKNNPDSRRMLVSAWNPSVMPNTSVSFSENVSNGKAALPPCHAFFQFYVADGKLSCQLYQRSADIFLGVPFNIASYALLTMMMAQVCGYEAGDFVHTFGDAHIYSNHMDQVELQLSRDPRPLPTMKINPEVKDIFGFKFDDFTLENYNPHPHIKGAVAI, via the coding sequence ATGAAGCAATACCATGATCTCATAAAACACGTTCTAGAAAACGGAACCGAAAAACACGACAGAACCGGAACCGGCACCAAAAGTGTTTTTGGATACCAAATGCGATTTGACCTTAGTGAAGGTTTCCCAATGGTAACCACAAAAAAACTACATTTAAAATCAATTATTTATGAACTGTTGTGGTTTTTAAATGGTGATACAAATATTCAATACCTTCAAGAAAACGGAGTGAGAATTTGGAATGAATGGGCTGATGAAAATGGAAACTTAGGACCCGTGTATGGTCATCAATGGCGCAACTGGAACAGCGAAGAGATTGATCAAATTTCTGAAGTTATTGAGACTTTAAAAAATAATCCAGACAGTCGCAGAATGTTAGTAAGCGCTTGGAACCCGAGCGTAATGCCAAACACAAGCGTTTCATTTTCTGAAAACGTTTCAAACGGAAAAGCTGCTTTACCACCCTGTCACGCATTTTTTCAGTTTTACGTAGCAGACGGAAAATTGTCATGCCAACTATACCAACGCAGTGCAGATATATTTTTAGGTGTCCCATTCAACATTGCTTCATATGCATTATTAACAATGATGATGGCACAAGTCTGCGGTTATGAAGCTGGTGATTTTGTACATACCTTTGGTGACGCACACATATACAGCAACCATATGGATCAAGTTGAACTTCAATTATCAAGAGACCCTAGACCACTTCCAACTATGAAAATAAATCCAGAGGTTAAAGATATTTTTGGCTTCAAATTTGATGACTTTACTTTAGAAAACTATAATCCGCATCCACATATAAAAGGTGCGGTAGCAATTTAA
- a CDS encoding energy transducer TonB, with translation MKNALLVLCILFSTTLFAQEEWGDVKKNVVTLKEIPPVWPGCEEGSAAKRDACFNNMLAQHIAKNFKYPPQAYKKNEQGRVVVKFIINEKGLVEIKDVSGGTAALQEEAKRNIMAMPKMSKPGMMGGKPRAIKFTVPITFKTGK, from the coding sequence ATGAAAAATGCCCTACTAGTTCTTTGTATTTTATTCTCAACAACACTATTTGCCCAAGAAGAATGGGGTGATGTTAAAAAAAATGTTGTTACACTTAAAGAAATCCCGCCTGTATGGCCTGGCTGTGAAGAAGGAAGCGCTGCAAAACGTGACGCTTGTTTCAATAATATGCTAGCTCAGCACATTGCCAAGAACTTCAAATACCCACCACAAGCTTATAAAAAAAATGAGCAAGGTCGTGTAGTTGTCAAGTTTATTATTAATGAAAAAGGATTGGTAGAGATTAAAGATGTAAGTGGTGGTACAGCTGCTTTACAAGAAGAAGCCAAACGTAATATTATGGCTATGCCAAAAATGAGCAAACCGGGTATGATGGGCGGCAAACCTCGAGCTATAAAGTTTACGGTTCCTATTACGTTTAAAACCGGTAAATAA
- the egtB gene encoding ergothioneine biosynthesis protein EgtB codes for MITTDTLVSFFEETRQHTETICKPLEIEDYVVQPIVDVSPPKWHLGHTTWFFEEFILKPHKPDYQLFHKDFAFVFNSYYEAVGKRVIRNNRGNLTRPSVAKVYDYRHYVTHELKEFLTAGQLSSEIEEILLIGIHHEKQHQELLLTDIKYILGNNPLLPKYNDSFDENPIQNFKQEWIAVSEGVYEIGHNDSEAFCYDNELGKHKVYLHNYNISNKLVTNAEYIEFIKAGGYKDHNLWHAEAWDWVKEHSISQPQYWHNIDGEWYQYTLQGLQKVLLDAPLSHISYFEAFAFAQWKGCRLPTEFEWEVANDKFDWGSRWEWTESAYLPYPGYKKAPGAIGEYNGKFMVNQKVLRGGSVATSTKHTRATYRNFFQTNLRWQFTGLRLAK; via the coding sequence ATGATTACAACAGATACCCTAGTTTCCTTTTTTGAGGAAACTCGTCAACATACCGAAACTATTTGCAAGCCTCTTGAGATTGAAGACTATGTAGTTCAGCCCATTGTGGATGTTTCACCTCCAAAATGGCACTTAGGTCATACTACATGGTTTTTTGAAGAATTTATTCTGAAACCTCATAAACCCGATTACCAATTATTTCACAAAGACTTTGCCTTTGTTTTTAATAGTTATTATGAAGCTGTTGGCAAACGCGTGATACGCAATAATCGCGGAAATTTAACTCGCCCAAGTGTAGCAAAAGTCTATGACTACCGCCATTATGTTACCCATGAACTAAAAGAGTTTTTAACGGCTGGACAGCTATCTTCAGAAATTGAAGAAATTTTACTAATTGGTATTCATCACGAAAAACAACATCAAGAATTATTGCTCACCGATATTAAATATATCCTCGGAAACAACCCGTTGTTACCAAAATACAATGATTCCTTTGATGAAAACCCTATTCAGAATTTTAAACAAGAATGGATAGCAGTTTCAGAAGGTGTTTATGAAATTGGTCACAATGATTCCGAAGCATTTTGTTATGACAACGAATTAGGAAAACATAAAGTTTATTTACACAATTATAATATATCAAATAAGCTTGTCACCAACGCTGAGTATATTGAATTTATAAAAGCGGGGGGTTATAAAGACCACAATCTTTGGCACGCTGAAGCCTGGGACTGGGTTAAAGAACACTCAATCTCACAACCCCAATATTGGCATAATATAGATGGTGAATGGTATCAATACACCTTGCAAGGTCTTCAAAAAGTATTGCTAGACGCTCCTTTATCTCATATTTCATATTTTGAAGCATTTGCATTTGCTCAATGGAAAGGTTGCCGTTTACCTACTGAGTTTGAATGGGAAGTTGCAAATGACAAGTTTGATTGGGGAAGCCGTTGGGAGTGGACTGAAAGCGCTTACCTCCCCTATCCCGGCTATAAAAAAGCACCCGGTGCTATTGGTGAGTATAATGGTAAGTTTATGGTTAATCAAAAGGTATTGCGTGGTGGCTCTGTAGCTACTTCTACAAAGCACACCAGAGCTACCTATCGTAATTTTTTTCAAACAAATCTACGTTGGCAATTTACAGGTTTAAGGTTAGCCAAATAA
- a CDS encoding L-histidine N(alpha)-methyltransferase, giving the protein MTTQTKLKLDTPFKKEVYEGLTAFPKYLSSKYFYDKAGDKLFQDIMAMPEYYLTDCEFEILETHTQPIAEYFRGKENGFDLIELGAGDGKKTKIVLKYLSEQNFNFIYKPIDISQNAIDSLSEKLKDELPNVTVDPEKGEYFEVLERLKSYNTRKKVIIVLGSNIGNLMHPRAIDFLSKLKDTMQEDDMLFMGFDQKKNPETILNAYNDKAGITEAFNKNILIRINHELQADFDIDKFIHWETYNPETGTAKSFLVAEKEMKVTIKELDLTINFKPWETIHTEISQKYTDSVVDWLANEAGLKINTSFTDKKGYYKNYVFQRKNV; this is encoded by the coding sequence ATGACTACACAAACAAAACTTAAACTAGACACTCCTTTCAAAAAAGAAGTGTATGAAGGCCTAACGGCATTTCCAAAATACTTGTCTTCAAAATATTTTTATGATAAAGCGGGAGATAAGTTATTTCAAGATATCATGGCAATGCCAGAATATTACTTAACAGATTGTGAGTTTGAAATATTAGAAACGCACACGCAACCCATTGCTGAGTATTTTCGCGGAAAAGAAAATGGGTTTGATCTCATTGAATTGGGCGCAGGCGACGGAAAAAAAACCAAAATAGTATTAAAATATCTTTCAGAACAGAATTTTAATTTTATTTATAAACCAATCGATATAAGTCAAAATGCTATTGACAGCCTTTCAGAAAAGCTTAAAGATGAATTACCAAATGTAACTGTTGACCCTGAAAAAGGTGAATACTTTGAAGTACTAGAACGCTTAAAAAGTTATAACACCCGTAAAAAAGTAATTATTGTTTTGGGCTCAAACATTGGTAATTTAATGCATCCACGAGCCATTGATTTTCTTTCAAAGTTAAAAGACACTATGCAAGAAGATGATATGCTTTTTATGGGCTTTGATCAAAAGAAAAACCCAGAAACAATTTTAAATGCCTATAATGATAAAGCAGGAATCACAGAGGCTTTTAACAAAAATATATTAATTCGAATTAACCATGAGCTCCAAGCAGATTTTGACATAGATAAGTTTATACACTGGGAAACGTATAACCCAGAAACAGGTACCGCAAAAAGTTTTTTGGTAGCTGAAAAAGAAATGAAAGTGACTATTAAGGAGCTAGATCTTACAATCAATTTTAAACCTTGGGAAACAATACACACCGAAATTTCACAAAAATACACCGATAGTGTTGTTGATTGGTTAGCAAATGAAGCCGGTTTAAAAATAAACACTTCATTTACTGATAAAAAAGGGTATTATAAAAACTATGTATTTCAACGAAAAAATGTGTAA
- a CDS encoding DUF3124 domain-containing protein, whose translation MKYLTLFLLLCSLFSCEDPMKKHMATKDLSHDWENRKVNTTTPDSLLTKGSTYLPIYSEIYQQNKSFTFNLTTTVSIRNISLQDTVYIYTADYYDTYGNKIRQYLDHPVYVQPMETIEIVVNEEDKGGGTGANFVFDWATKKGKLEPFFEAVMISTAGQQGLSFTTRGIRKK comes from the coding sequence ATGAAATACCTAACCCTCTTTTTGCTGTTATGCTCTTTATTCTCTTGTGAGGATCCTATGAAAAAACACATGGCTACAAAAGACCTTTCACACGATTGGGAAAACAGAAAAGTAAACACTACCACTCCAGATAGCTTATTAACCAAAGGAAGTACGTATTTACCTATCTATTCAGAAATTTATCAGCAAAACAAAAGTTTTACATTCAATTTAACCACCACAGTAAGCATTAGAAACATTAGCCTACAAGATACTGTTTATATTTATACAGCAGATTATTATGACACCTATGGCAATAAAATAAGACAATATCTTGACCACCCGGTATATGTGCAACCTATGGAAACCATTGAAATTGTTGTTAATGAAGAAGATAAAGGAGGCGGTACAGGCGCAAATTTTGTCTTTGACTGGGCAACAAAAAAAGGAAAACTTGAACCGTTCTTTGAAGCTGTAATGATATCTACAGCCGGACAACAAGGCTTGTCATTCACAACTCGCGGAATTAGAAAAAAATAA
- a CDS encoding DUF427 domain-containing protein: MKAIWNDTIVAESDDTIVIENNHYFPPETIKKEFFKKSESHTHCPWKGQASYYNLEVNGEKNRDAAWFYPETSHAAKAIEGYVAFWKGVKIVE, translated from the coding sequence ATGAAAGCCATTTGGAATGATACCATAGTAGCAGAGAGTGATGATACTATTGTTATTGAAAACAATCATTATTTTCCTCCGGAAACAATAAAGAAAGAATTTTTTAAAAAGAGTGAATCACACACTCATTGTCCTTGGAAAGGGCAAGCATCATATTATAACCTTGAAGTAAATGGCGAAAAAAACCGAGATGCAGCATGGTTTTACCCAGAAACATCCCATGCCGCCAAAGCTATTGAGGGTTATGTAGCTTTTTGGAAAGGAGTTAAAATAGTAGAATAA
- a CDS encoding aminotransferase class V-fold PLP-dependent enzyme, whose protein sequence is MQDFRKHFPALNNQTYLNTPASGLLSIPLYNWRKNKEADFLNHGNNYGNTLDLLADVKRKVAHFFSGFEEYTALVPNFSFGLNTVLEGLPEKQKVLLLQDDYPSVNWPVQMRDFDVCIAKTTGNVEENIQAAISKHRPDVFIFSIVQWLNGIKIDFKFLNELKAYHPDILLIADGTQYLGTEHFNFEESAIDILGTSTYKWLLSGYGNGFFLFKETVKEKVFPNTIGFNSAAGFDSTPEETTFAKNFEPGHLDAFNFGSLRQSLQFMEEIGVNTIEEKILSLNTKAKKAFEELNLLSETVINRTNISTIHNLKGDEAMFQKLQDNNIVCSQRGGGIRVGFHFYNSEEDLEKIVSILQ, encoded by the coding sequence ATGCAAGATTTTAGAAAACACTTTCCCGCATTAAACAATCAAACCTATTTAAACACTCCGGCATCTGGCTTATTGTCAATACCTTTATACAACTGGCGAAAAAATAAGGAAGCAGATTTTTTAAACCACGGAAATAACTATGGAAACACACTTGATCTACTTGCAGATGTAAAGAGAAAAGTAGCTCACTTTTTTTCAGGTTTTGAAGAATATACGGCTCTGGTTCCTAATTTTTCTTTTGGTTTAAATACCGTATTGGAAGGATTGCCTGAAAAACAAAAAGTTTTATTGTTACAAGACGATTATCCTTCTGTTAATTGGCCAGTACAAATGCGTGATTTTGATGTTTGTATTGCAAAAACTACGGGCAATGTTGAAGAAAACATACAAGCTGCCATTTCAAAACATCGGCCAGATGTGTTTATATTTAGTATTGTACAATGGCTTAATGGAATAAAAATAGATTTTAAGTTTTTAAACGAACTAAAAGCATACCATCCAGATATTCTACTCATTGCAGATGGAACTCAATATCTAGGAACCGAACATTTTAACTTTGAAGAAAGTGCTATCGATATTCTTGGAACAAGTACTTATAAGTGGTTGCTCTCAGGCTACGGAAACGGTTTTTTTCTTTTTAAAGAAACGGTTAAAGAAAAGGTATTTCCTAATACAATAGGATTTAATTCGGCAGCAGGATTTGACAGCACTCCTGAAGAAACTACGTTTGCTAAAAATTTTGAGCCCGGCCATCTTGATGCATTTAATTTTGGGAGTTTAAGGCAATCACTTCAGTTTATGGAAGAAATAGGTGTGAATACAATTGAAGAAAAAATACTTAGCCTTAATACTAAAGCCAAAAAAGCGTTTGAAGAACTGAATTTATTAAGTGAAACTGTTATAAATAGAACAAATATCTCAACGATTCATAACCTAAAGGGGGATGAGGCTATGTTTCAGAAACTACAGGATAACAACATTGTGTGTTCACAACGCGGTGGCGGTATTCGTGTAGGATTCCACTTTTACAATTCTGAAGAAGATTTAGAAAAAATAGTGTCTATTCTTCAATGA
- a CDS encoding 2TM domain-containing protein, translating into MFSKSKKTERIDSEQREQYEYARRRIKEKKNLMRHFIFFLAGSILLLIIDLVLKKGADLIFPNWSVWVVLIWAFILLIHVFNVFVMSKFMGKEWEDRQLEKLKAKQTNRINELEKKVHKDLQLPKDHEVKKKENNNPLPPDVQ; encoded by the coding sequence ATGTTTTCAAAATCTAAGAAAACTGAACGAATTGATTCAGAACAACGCGAACAGTATGAATATGCACGTAGACGTATTAAGGAGAAAAAAAACTTAATGCGACATTTTATTTTCTTTTTGGCAGGATCTATTTTACTTCTTATTATTGATTTGGTTCTTAAAAAAGGTGCCGATTTAATTTTTCCTAATTGGTCTGTATGGGTTGTTTTAATTTGGGCATTTATTCTATTAATTCACGTTTTTAATGTTTTTGTAATGAGCAAATTTATGGGCAAAGAATGGGAAGATAGACAACTTGAAAAACTAAAAGCTAAACAAACAAACCGTATTAACGAACTTGAAAAAAAAGTACATAAAGACCTCCAGCTTCCCAAAGATCACGAAGTAAAAAAAAAGGAAAACAACAACCCCTTACCTCCAGACGTTCAATGA
- a CDS encoding dihydrofolate reductase, whose protein sequence is MITLIAAAGENNELGKDNDLVWHLPDDFKRFKKLTTGHHIIMGRKTFESFPKPLPNRTHIVITRNKNYQKEGAVVVHSLDEALLKAQNDPQPFVIGGGEIYKVAIDTADKIELTRVHGTFEADTYFPKIDMNKWQLISEEKHPKDDKHNYAFSYLTYERR, encoded by the coding sequence ATGATTACATTAATTGCTGCAGCCGGTGAAAACAACGAACTAGGAAAAGATAATGACTTGGTATGGCATCTCCCCGATGACTTTAAACGTTTTAAAAAACTCACAACCGGTCATCATATCATTATGGGGCGAAAAACATTTGAATCTTTTCCCAAACCACTTCCTAACCGTACACATATTGTAATTACTCGCAACAAGAATTACCAAAAAGAGGGTGCTGTTGTGGTTCACAGCCTTGACGAAGCATTACTGAAAGCTCAAAACGATCCACAACCATTTGTTATTGGCGGTGGCGAAATTTATAAAGTAGCCATAGATACTGCTGATAAAATTGAACTAACCAGAGTTCATGGAACTTTTGAGGCTGACACCTATTTTCCTAAAATTGATATGAACAAATGGCAACTAATTTCTGAAGAAAAGCACCCAAAAGACGATAAACATAATTACGCATTTTCATACCTAACTTACGAACGAAGATAG
- a CDS encoding fructosamine kinase family protein yields the protein MQILNKIAEENNLNLLSFKPLAGGDINDVYLLKCTSQNYVVKINSASKYPEMFTAEAKGLNLLTTSKSFKIPKVLNYGSFEDTSYLLLENLEEGKKSNDFWNQFAEKLAKLHKTTNSYFGLDHDNYIGSLHQYNSQETSAADFFINQRLQPQFKLASQHGFQFSSLDSLYKNIISLIPNEPPALLHGDLWGGNYMVLQTGNPALIDPAVAFGSREMDLAMMHLFGGFSEEVFKLYNEIFPLENGWKTRISLWQLYYLLVHLNLFGSGYLSRVQQIVKMFN from the coding sequence TTGCAAATTCTCAACAAAATAGCAGAAGAAAATAACCTAAATTTACTATCCTTTAAACCTCTTGCAGGTGGTGATATTAATGATGTCTATCTACTAAAGTGTACGTCTCAAAACTATGTAGTAAAAATAAATAGCGCTTCAAAATATCCGGAAATGTTTACCGCTGAAGCAAAAGGACTGAATCTACTCACTACTTCAAAAAGCTTTAAAATTCCTAAGGTATTAAATTATGGCTCTTTTGAAGATACTTCTTATCTACTACTAGAAAACCTAGAAGAAGGCAAAAAATCTAATGATTTCTGGAATCAATTTGCTGAAAAATTAGCCAAGCTTCACAAAACTACAAATAGCTATTTTGGTCTCGACCATGATAATTACATAGGAAGTTTACATCAATACAATTCACAAGAAACCTCAGCAGCAGATTTTTTTATTAATCAACGTTTACAGCCACAGTTTAAACTAGCCTCCCAGCACGGTTTTCAGTTTTCAAGTTTAGATTCTTTGTATAAAAATATAATATCACTTATACCTAATGAACCACCTGCCTTGCTTCACGGTGATTTGTGGGGTGGTAATTATATGGTATTACAAACTGGCAATCCCGCTTTGATTGATCCTGCTGTTGCTTTTGGTTCACGTGAGATGGATCTTGCAATGATGCATCTTTTTGGTGGTTTTTCAGAAGAAGTTTTTAAACTATATAATGAGATATTTCCTTTAGAAAATGGTTGGAAAACCCGAATCTCACTCTGGCAATTGTATTACCTATTGGTACATCTCAACCTTTTTGGTAGCGGTTACCTATCTAGAGTACAGCAAATAGTTAAAATGTTTAACTAG
- a CDS encoding pyridoxamine 5'-phosphate oxidase family protein: MSTENLTSDKAKSTLKDMVNDIKVAMFATRLNQQPLSVVPMHTKEVDKEGNIWFLSRNDSDHNSDLLKSPETQLLYSDPGSMKFISVYGTSEIITDQAVLDDLYDSKDNAWFDGEKDPNLTAIKFTPKEAAYWNNDSNKLITFFKLQAAAVTGDNKDIGTSGKMDL, encoded by the coding sequence ATGAGTACAGAAAATTTAACCAGCGACAAAGCAAAATCAACTTTAAAAGATATGGTTAATGATATTAAAGTTGCCATGTTTGCCACAAGATTAAATCAACAACCCCTTAGTGTCGTGCCTATGCACACAAAAGAGGTTGATAAAGAAGGAAATATTTGGTTTTTAAGCCGAAATGATAGTGATCATAATAGTGATTTACTTAAAAGTCCAGAAACACAACTATTATACAGTGATCCCGGATCGATGAAATTTATTAGTGTATATGGAACATCTGAAATAATTACAGATCAAGCTGTACTAGACGATTTATATGATAGTAAAGATAACGCTTGGTTTGATGGTGAAAAAGATCCCAATTTAACTGCTATTAAATTTACACCTAAAGAAGCAGCCTATTGGAATAACGACAGTAATAAATTGATTACTTTTTTTAAACTTCAAGCAGCTGCTGTAACAGGTGACAATAAAGATATTGGCACTTCAGGCAAAATGGATTTATAA